From one Leifsonia sp. Root1293 genomic stretch:
- a CDS encoding response regulator transcription factor, with the protein MPSTENAAAARPVRVGLLDDHEVILDSVASWIASNAPDFTLAVAANRWLDFVRSEDFPVDVVLMDFQLVEPVSIEARIRTCRAAGAKVIVISALDSSEARARAASAGALAFLSKALPMAEVMASVRTALRMPMPTSGVADRVASTPGVTLVKPQLSPGERQALVLYVTGRSTIEVGEAMDVKYETAKTYLRRVREKYQKVGRPASRKTDLIRRAAEDGFLE; encoded by the coding sequence ATGCCCAGCACTGAGAACGCCGCCGCAGCGCGGCCGGTTCGCGTCGGGCTGCTCGACGATCACGAGGTCATCCTCGACTCCGTCGCCAGCTGGATCGCCAGCAACGCCCCCGATTTCACCCTCGCGGTGGCCGCCAACCGCTGGCTCGACTTCGTGCGCAGTGAGGACTTCCCGGTCGACGTCGTGCTCATGGACTTCCAGCTCGTCGAACCCGTCTCCATCGAGGCGCGCATCCGCACCTGCCGGGCGGCCGGAGCCAAGGTCATCGTCATCAGCGCCCTCGACAGCTCGGAGGCCAGAGCGCGAGCGGCCTCGGCCGGCGCCCTCGCCTTCCTCTCGAAGGCGCTTCCGATGGCCGAGGTCATGGCCTCGGTGCGAACGGCCCTGCGGATGCCGATGCCCACGTCGGGTGTCGCAGACCGCGTGGCGAGCACCCCGGGCGTCACCCTCGTCAAGCCGCAGCTGAGCCCGGGCGAGCGTCAGGCCCTCGTGCTCTACGTCACCGGCCGCAGCACCATCGAGGTCGGTGAGGCGATGGACGTCAAGTACGAGACCGCCAAGACCTATCTCCGCCGCGTGCGCGAGAAGTACCAGAAGGTGGGCCGACCGGCCAGCCGCAAGACCGACCTCATCCGTCGGGCGGCCGAAGACGGTTTCCTCGAGTAA
- a CDS encoding thymidine kinase encodes MAKLYFRYGAMNSGKSTALLQAAHNYEERGHAVLLAKPSIDTKGDLGILSRLGVTREVDFVLGPQTDAYAEFQRHRAAQVAATARDVSCLLVDEAQFLTAEQADDLLRIAILENVPVLAYGIRTDFLTVAFPGSRRLLEIAHSLEELKTICRCGRKAVFNARLVDGAFVFDGDQVAIDGVHVGYESLCGSCYLQESGGRLANR; translated from the coding sequence ATGGCCAAGCTGTACTTCCGCTACGGAGCGATGAACTCCGGCAAGAGCACTGCGCTCCTGCAGGCTGCGCACAACTACGAGGAGCGCGGTCACGCCGTGCTGCTCGCGAAGCCCTCGATCGACACCAAGGGCGACCTCGGCATCCTCTCCAGGCTCGGCGTCACCCGCGAGGTCGACTTCGTGCTCGGTCCGCAGACGGATGCCTACGCCGAGTTCCAGAGACACCGTGCGGCGCAGGTCGCAGCGACAGCACGCGACGTCAGCTGCCTGCTTGTGGATGAGGCCCAGTTCCTCACGGCAGAACAGGCCGACGACCTGCTGCGCATCGCGATCCTCGAGAACGTGCCGGTTCTGGCCTACGGCATCCGCACCGACTTCCTCACCGTCGCCTTCCCCGGCAGCCGTCGCCTGCTGGAGATCGCGCACAGCCTCGAGGAGCTGAAGACCATCTGCCGCTGCGGTCGCAAGGCGGTCTTCAACGCCCGACTCGTCGACGGTGCCTTCGTCTTCGACGGCGACCAGGTGGCGATCGACGGGGTGCACGTCGGGTACGAGTCGCTGTGCGGATCGTGCTACCTGCAGGAATCGGGCGGGCGGCTCGCCAACCGTTGA
- a CDS encoding polysaccharide biosynthesis tyrosine autokinase gives MEIRDYVRILHKSWILIVVFALLGIGLAATYSILVAPKYEATTKLYVSVRAGETAATGDLVQGTSFARQAVTSYVDVVASAVVLDRVVKELDLSESSAQLAAQVTASSPLNTVLIAITVTDGDPEQAALIANSVGSNFSDVVVNNLEKPSGEAPSLVKIETIQPATAPSRPSSPNVPLNLILGALLGLAAGVGLAILRSVLDTRIHSLHDIEQITDKPLLGGIALDPDAKKRPLIVHADPRNPRAESFRSLRTNLQFVNVEGGPRSFVISSAGPGEGKSTTTANLAISMAETGARVALIDGDLRLPKIAEYMGIEGGVGLTDLLIGRATLADVLQKWGRGKLFVLPAGRIPPNPSELLGSRPMVELLETLAEQFDYILIDAPPLLLVTDAAVLSKFTGGTILVAASGSTKKQELAGAVRALTASGGHLAGVVVTMLPTKGPDSYGYGAYTYGVIHDEDEAPSTPLETRSRRKR, from the coding sequence ATGGAGATACGCGACTACGTCCGCATCCTGCACAAGAGCTGGATTCTCATCGTGGTCTTCGCGCTCCTCGGAATCGGCCTCGCAGCAACGTATTCCATCCTCGTGGCGCCGAAGTACGAGGCGACGACGAAGCTCTACGTCTCCGTCCGGGCCGGTGAGACCGCCGCCACCGGCGACCTCGTTCAGGGTACAAGCTTCGCCCGCCAGGCCGTCACGTCCTACGTCGACGTCGTCGCCAGCGCCGTGGTGCTGGACCGCGTCGTCAAGGAACTCGACCTGTCGGAATCGAGCGCCCAGCTCGCGGCCCAGGTCACGGCGTCATCGCCGCTGAACACCGTCCTCATCGCGATCACCGTGACCGATGGCGATCCCGAGCAGGCGGCGCTCATCGCCAACTCCGTCGGATCCAACTTCTCCGACGTCGTTGTCAACAATCTCGAGAAGCCGTCGGGCGAGGCGCCCAGCCTGGTCAAGATCGAAACCATCCAGCCCGCCACGGCGCCGTCGCGCCCTTCGAGCCCGAACGTTCCGCTCAACCTCATTCTCGGTGCGCTGCTCGGTCTCGCCGCCGGCGTCGGCCTCGCGATCCTGCGCAGCGTTCTCGACACCCGCATCCACTCGCTCCACGACATCGAGCAGATCACCGACAAGCCGCTCCTCGGCGGCATCGCCCTCGATCCCGACGCGAAGAAGCGCCCGCTCATCGTGCACGCCGATCCGCGCAACCCGCGCGCCGAGTCCTTCCGCAGCCTTCGCACGAACCTGCAGTTCGTGAACGTGGAGGGCGGGCCGCGCAGCTTCGTGATCTCGAGTGCCGGCCCCGGTGAGGGCAAGTCGACGACGACGGCGAACCTGGCCATCTCGATGGCCGAGACCGGTGCCCGGGTCGCGCTCATCGACGGCGACCTCCGCCTCCCCAAAATCGCCGAATACATGGGCATCGAGGGTGGAGTCGGCCTCACCGACCTCCTCATCGGTCGAGCCACGCTCGCCGACGTGCTGCAGAAGTGGGGCAGGGGCAAGCTGTTCGTCCTCCCCGCCGGCCGCATCCCGCCGAACCCCAGCGAACTGCTCGGGTCGCGGCCCATGGTCGAGCTCCTCGAGACCCTCGCCGAGCAGTTCGACTACATCCTCATCGACGCGCCGCCCCTTCTCCTCGTGACGGATGCAGCAGTGCTCTCGAAGTTCACCGGCGGCACCATCCTGGTGGCCGCATCCGGAAGCACGAAGAAGCAGGAACTGGCCGGCGCCGTTCGCGCGCTGACGGCCTCCGGCGGACACCTCGCCGGTGTCGTCGTGACGATGCTGCCGACGAAGGGCCCGGACAGCTACGGCTACGGCGCATACACCTACGGCGTCATCCACGACGAGGACGAAGCGCCCTCGACGCCGCTCGAGACCCGCAGCCGGCGGAAGCGCTGA
- a CDS encoding arsenate reductase/protein-tyrosine-phosphatase family protein, producing the protein MPISILTVCSGNICRSPLAEQLLRQGLAGVTDATVTSAGTIAMVGSPMAPESQVLAARYGAQDAAAHVARQLTAQQIVEADLVLALSRDHRRAIVEMVPSAVRKTFTLREFARLVSEVNDDDLADGFIPGMKPFASAIAVASSFRGIVAPAASPDDDDVVDPYRQSKAVYQTSADQLVPAVRTTVSFIERAASVG; encoded by the coding sequence ATGCCGATCTCCATCCTCACCGTCTGCTCCGGAAACATCTGCCGCTCGCCGCTCGCCGAGCAGTTGCTCCGCCAGGGACTGGCCGGCGTGACGGATGCCACCGTCACGAGCGCAGGCACCATCGCCATGGTGGGGTCGCCCATGGCCCCGGAGTCGCAGGTGCTCGCTGCGCGCTACGGCGCTCAGGATGCCGCCGCGCACGTCGCACGCCAGCTGACAGCGCAGCAGATCGTCGAAGCCGATCTCGTGCTCGCCCTGTCGCGTGACCACCGTCGGGCGATCGTCGAGATGGTGCCGAGCGCTGTCAGGAAGACCTTCACCCTGCGCGAGTTCGCCCGTCTGGTCTCCGAGGTGAACGATGACGACCTGGCCGACGGATTCATCCCGGGTATGAAGCCGTTCGCATCAGCCATCGCGGTCGCATCGTCGTTCCGCGGAATCGTCGCTCCCGCCGCGTCGCCCGACGACGATGACGTCGTCGACCCCTACCGCCAGTCCAAGGCCGTCTACCAGACGTCGGCGGACCAGCTGGTTCCCGCAGTCCGCACCACCGTGTCGTTCATCGAGCGCGCCGCGTCCGTCGGTTAG
- a CDS encoding polysaccharide biosynthesis protein, which translates to MVKHNRVHDIVEAGYKKRPVRFGSQYLLDAVAWFLAIGLAELFRYEFDAAQIAILPLLLLSCAAAAFQYGIGLLFHLYQGRFPYGTFEEVRALSLTALVVALVLGVPVAILGTLLHTPRSTMFIALPIALLFMFSVRYLKRLYVERHTRPGDDAERTLIYGAGYIGTSLIRRMVTDPHSTYLPVGIIDDDPAKRNRHIAGVPVRGSIDQIERIVGDTNARVLVIAVARADSDFLRRISDIGARYNLSVKVMPLLEDILAGKSRVSDLRDIAIEDIIGRHPVDTQMETIAGYLAGKRVLVTGAGGSIGSELCRQISKFRPAELIMLDRDETGLQTAQLGTRGHGLLDSDEVVLADIREADVIHRIFDERRPEVVFHAAALKHLPMLEQYPDEAWKTNVLGTLNVLNAARDAGVLTFINISTDKAANPTSVLGHSKRVAEKLTAWMADETGLRFLSVRFGNVIGSRGSMLPTFASMIEAGGPLTVTHPEVTRYFMTIPEACQLVVQAGGIGKPGEVLILDMGEPVRILDIAERMIDMSGKDISIVFTGLREGEKLHEILVGTGETDARPLHPKISHAKVGGISPERLDKAGWEERMRAQPRNNDTSQVPRISTGGHTS; encoded by the coding sequence ATGGTGAAGCACAACCGAGTCCACGACATCGTCGAGGCCGGCTACAAGAAGCGGCCCGTCCGCTTCGGCTCGCAGTACCTCCTCGATGCCGTTGCGTGGTTCCTGGCGATCGGTCTCGCCGAGCTGTTCCGCTACGAGTTCGACGCCGCGCAGATCGCGATCCTGCCCCTGCTCCTGCTGTCGTGCGCCGCCGCTGCGTTCCAGTACGGCATCGGGCTCCTGTTCCACCTCTACCAGGGGCGATTCCCGTACGGCACCTTCGAGGAGGTGCGGGCGCTGAGCCTGACAGCACTGGTCGTGGCGCTCGTGCTCGGCGTCCCTGTCGCGATCCTCGGCACCCTGCTGCACACGCCGCGCAGCACGATGTTCATCGCCCTGCCCATCGCCCTGCTCTTCATGTTCTCGGTGCGCTATCTCAAGCGGCTCTACGTCGAGCGCCACACGCGCCCCGGGGATGACGCTGAACGCACGTTGATCTACGGCGCCGGGTACATCGGCACCTCGCTCATCCGCCGCATGGTCACCGATCCGCACTCCACCTACCTGCCGGTCGGGATCATCGACGACGACCCCGCGAAGCGCAATCGTCACATCGCCGGAGTGCCGGTGCGGGGATCGATCGACCAGATCGAGCGCATCGTGGGCGATACGAACGCTCGAGTGCTCGTGATCGCCGTCGCCCGCGCCGACTCCGACTTCCTGCGCCGGATCTCGGACATCGGAGCGCGCTACAACCTGTCGGTCAAGGTCATGCCGCTGCTCGAGGACATCCTCGCCGGCAAGTCGCGGGTGTCTGACCTCCGCGATATCGCCATCGAAGACATCATCGGGCGCCATCCGGTCGACACGCAGATGGAGACCATCGCCGGCTACCTCGCCGGCAAGCGCGTTCTCGTCACCGGTGCCGGCGGTTCGATCGGATCGGAGCTCTGCCGCCAGATCTCCAAGTTCCGTCCAGCCGAGCTCATCATGCTCGACCGCGACGAGACCGGCCTGCAGACGGCGCAGCTCGGAACCCGGGGCCACGGCCTGCTCGACTCCGACGAGGTCGTGCTCGCCGACATCCGCGAGGCCGACGTCATCCACCGCATCTTCGATGAGCGCCGCCCCGAGGTCGTGTTCCACGCGGCGGCTCTCAAGCACCTGCCCATGCTCGAGCAGTACCCAGACGAGGCGTGGAAGACCAACGTGCTCGGCACCCTCAACGTGTTGAACGCGGCGCGAGACGCGGGCGTGCTCACCTTCATCAACATCTCCACCGACAAGGCGGCGAACCCGACGAGCGTGCTCGGTCACTCGAAGCGGGTTGCTGAGAAGCTCACCGCCTGGATGGCCGACGAGACCGGGCTGCGTTTCCTCTCGGTGCGCTTCGGCAACGTCATCGGAAGCCGCGGCTCGATGCTGCCGACCTTCGCGTCGATGATCGAAGCCGGCGGCCCGCTCACGGTCACGCATCCCGAAGTCACGCGCTACTTCATGACTATTCCGGAGGCGTGCCAGCTCGTCGTGCAGGCAGGCGGCATCGGCAAGCCGGGGGAGGTGCTCATCCTCGACATGGGAGAGCCCGTGCGCATCCTCGACATCGCCGAGCGCATGATCGACATGTCGGGCAAGGACATCTCCATCGTCTTCACCGGCCTCCGCGAGGGCGAGAAGCTGCACGAGATCCTGGTCGGCACGGGCGAGACCGACGCGCGCCCGCTGCATCCGAAGATCTCCCACGCCAAGGTCGGCGGAATCTCACCCGAGCGTCTCGACAAGGCTGGGTGGGAAGAACGGATGCGCGCGCAACCGCGCAACAACGACACGTCGCAGGTTCCCCGGATCTCGACCGGAGGACACACATCATGA
- a CDS encoding DegT/DnrJ/EryC1/StrS family aminotransferase — MTTERIYMSSPDMSELEEQYLVGALRSGWVAPLGPDVDAFERELAERVGVAHAVALSSGTAALHLGLLGLGVKRDDVVLTSTMTFAATANAIVYTGAEPFFIDCLPDTGNMDPALLEEALQKLTAAGERVAAIVPVDLLGKAVDYTAIEAIAARYGVPVLADAAESLGASHRGRAAGSFGRASVVSFNGNKIMTTSGGGMLLTDDEALAQHTRYLATQARQPVAHYEHVDIGYNYRLSNLLAALGRAQLSRLDEMIARRRRVRDAYKSLLADVDGVEVFGADGDEADNVWLTSILVDESTTGWAPSALSASLAELNIESRPLWKPMHLQPVFAGSRSLVNGSSERLFSTGVTLPSGSALSGEQIDRVSVALHDFIGGRS, encoded by the coding sequence ATGACGACCGAGCGCATCTACATGTCGTCTCCCGACATGAGCGAACTCGAGGAGCAGTACCTCGTCGGCGCCCTCCGCTCGGGATGGGTCGCTCCCCTCGGACCCGACGTCGACGCCTTCGAGCGCGAGCTGGCCGAGCGCGTGGGTGTGGCGCATGCCGTTGCCCTGAGTTCGGGAACGGCCGCTCTTCACCTCGGCCTGCTGGGGCTCGGAGTGAAGCGCGACGATGTCGTGCTGACGTCGACCATGACGTTCGCCGCCACGGCGAACGCCATCGTCTACACCGGAGCGGAGCCGTTCTTCATCGACTGTCTGCCCGACACCGGCAACATGGATCCCGCTCTGCTCGAGGAGGCGCTGCAGAAGCTGACGGCAGCGGGCGAGAGGGTCGCGGCCATCGTTCCGGTCGACCTCCTCGGCAAGGCGGTCGACTACACGGCCATCGAGGCGATCGCAGCACGGTACGGCGTTCCGGTGCTGGCGGATGCCGCCGAATCGCTGGGCGCCAGTCATCGCGGCCGGGCTGCCGGAAGCTTCGGTCGCGCGTCGGTCGTGTCGTTCAACGGAAACAAGATCATGACCACGTCGGGCGGCGGCATGCTGCTGACCGACGACGAGGCGCTCGCTCAGCACACTCGGTATCTCGCCACCCAGGCCCGCCAGCCGGTCGCGCACTACGAGCACGTCGACATCGGCTACAACTACAGACTCAGCAACCTGCTGGCCGCCCTCGGCCGCGCCCAGCTGTCGCGCCTCGACGAGATGATCGCTCGCCGTCGACGCGTGCGCGACGCGTACAAGTCCCTGCTCGCCGACGTCGACGGGGTCGAGGTCTTCGGGGCTGACGGCGACGAGGCGGACAACGTCTGGCTGACCTCGATCCTGGTCGACGAGAGCACCACGGGATGGGCGCCGTCGGCGCTCAGCGCATCGCTGGCGGAGCTGAACATCGAGAGCCGACCGCTCTGGAAGCCCATGCATCTTCAGCCGGTCTTCGCCGGTTCGCGGTCGCTGGTCAACGGCAGCTCGGAGCGGCTGTTCTCCACCGGCGTCACGCTGCCCAGCGGTTCGGCGCTGTCGGGGGAGCAGATCGATCGCGTCAGCGTGGCCCTCCACGATTTCATCGGTGGTCGCTCATGA
- a CDS encoding sugar transferase translates to MTGRRIPYDTLKRGLDVVASGVGLVLTAPIQGAVALAVRNQLGSPVIFQQDRPGRDGRIFRLYKFRTMKDVDEAAGLVTDADRLTPFGVWLRSTSLDELPTLWNVFKGDMSIVGPRPLLVRYLDRYTPTQARRHEVRPGITGLAQASGRNEVEWERKFELDVEYVDSRSLRLDAKVLLWTVLAVVRREGVTSGEHATTHEFLGASDGVRA, encoded by the coding sequence ATGACGGGCCGCCGCATTCCCTACGACACGCTCAAGCGCGGTCTCGACGTGGTCGCGTCAGGCGTCGGTCTCGTGCTCACGGCTCCGATCCAGGGCGCCGTGGCGCTCGCAGTCCGAAACCAACTCGGCTCGCCGGTGATCTTCCAGCAGGACCGCCCCGGCCGCGACGGCAGGATCTTCCGCCTCTACAAGTTCCGCACCATGAAAGACGTCGACGAGGCGGCCGGACTGGTGACGGATGCCGACCGCCTCACCCCGTTCGGAGTCTGGCTGCGCTCGACCAGCCTCGACGAGCTGCCCACGCTCTGGAACGTCTTCAAGGGCGACATGAGCATCGTCGGCCCGCGGCCTCTGCTCGTGCGCTACCTCGACCGCTACACGCCGACCCAGGCCCGCCGCCATGAGGTCCGGCCGGGCATCACCGGTCTGGCGCAGGCGAGCGGACGCAACGAGGTCGAGTGGGAGCGGAAGTTCGAGCTGGACGTCGAATACGTCGACAGTCGCAGCCTGCGACTCGACGCCAAAGTTCTGTTGTGGACGGTCCTTGCCGTGGTCCGGCGCGAGGGTGTCACGTCGGGGGAGCATGCGACCACCCATGAGTTTCTCGGAGCGTCGGACGGGGTTCGGGCATGA
- a CDS encoding acetyltransferase, which produces MTRDLIIIGAGGFGRETLDIVEAINAADVQARYRVVGIVDDALGEIAGARLAARGYAHLGGLDDWLAGDSTADFVIAIGSPAVRSSIARRVEGPNRRAATLIHPSALIGSEAQIAEGVVVCAGVNISTNVVLGRHVHLNPSAVVGHDAILSDFVSVNPAAVVSGDVVVESRVLIGAGSVVLQGLVLAHGTTVGASACVTRNSAPDSVLVGVPARPLALDEASR; this is translated from the coding sequence ATGACTCGGGACCTGATCATCATCGGCGCAGGGGGATTCGGTCGCGAGACGCTCGACATCGTTGAGGCGATCAACGCCGCGGACGTCCAGGCGAGGTATCGAGTCGTGGGCATCGTCGATGACGCGCTCGGCGAGATTGCCGGTGCACGACTCGCTGCGCGAGGGTACGCCCACCTCGGTGGGCTGGATGATTGGCTGGCTGGCGACTCGACTGCGGACTTCGTCATTGCGATCGGATCGCCCGCGGTGAGATCATCGATCGCTCGCCGGGTCGAGGGGCCGAACCGCCGAGCAGCAACCTTGATCCATCCTTCAGCGTTGATCGGATCCGAGGCGCAGATTGCCGAGGGTGTGGTCGTGTGCGCAGGGGTGAATATCTCGACGAACGTCGTCCTGGGGCGCCACGTTCATCTCAATCCCAGCGCTGTCGTCGGTCACGACGCGATCCTGTCCGACTTCGTATCCGTCAATCCGGCTGCCGTCGTGTCCGGAGACGTCGTCGTCGAATCGCGCGTTCTGATCGGCGCAGGGTCGGTCGTGTTGCAGGGCTTGGTCCTTGCGCACGGAACAACCGTGGGAGCCAGCGCCTGTGTCACGCGGAACAGTGCCCCGGATTCCGTCCTCGTCGGCGTGCCCGCCCGTCCTCTGGCGCTCGATGAGGCGAGCCGATGA
- a CDS encoding glycosyltransferase family 4 protein, translating into MRVLIVSQYFAPEPVILPPSIASGLAERGHEVRVLTGYPNYPDGRIAAGYRQRWRGREKHGAFGLIRVPLFIDHSQNAVRRLVNYVSFGLSSASAVGAAWRADVVYVYAPQMTAAIGPWIWRLFGGPRYVLHIQDLWPESIIGSSLVSPGLVSRLATRMLDPWLRDVYRRADAVIAIAPGMRTTLTERGSDPTTTKLVFNWADEPAVAPDRTVQEDHAETTKVVFAGNVGMMQDLQTAIRAAYAVRDIAGFSLTVVGAGAALAQAQRLRDELGADNVKFAERVSPDQMGPIYRDSDFQLVTLKDLPVFHHTIPSKLQGAFANARPVIISVPGDAARLVEQSEAGFVAMPESVASLEEAFRAAAALDRDGRAAAGAKARAFYDQNMSFDESLTRIESILCRVAASSEHQQSKGISE; encoded by the coding sequence ATGAGAGTACTGATCGTCTCTCAGTACTTCGCTCCGGAGCCGGTCATCCTGCCGCCGTCCATTGCTTCAGGCCTGGCTGAACGTGGCCACGAGGTCCGAGTGCTCACCGGATATCCCAATTACCCCGACGGCCGTATCGCCGCGGGCTATCGCCAACGCTGGCGCGGCCGCGAAAAGCACGGTGCATTCGGACTGATCCGTGTGCCACTGTTCATCGATCACTCGCAGAATGCGGTCCGTCGGCTTGTGAATTACGTGTCGTTCGGCCTGTCATCGGCTTCGGCCGTCGGTGCCGCGTGGCGAGCCGATGTCGTATACGTCTACGCCCCGCAGATGACCGCAGCCATCGGACCGTGGATCTGGCGCCTGTTCGGCGGGCCGCGATACGTGCTGCATATCCAGGACCTCTGGCCGGAATCCATAATCGGATCCTCGCTGGTGAGCCCTGGTCTCGTGAGCCGGCTCGCAACCCGGATGCTCGACCCCTGGCTCCGCGATGTATATCGTCGCGCAGATGCGGTCATCGCCATCGCTCCCGGGATGCGCACCACGCTCACTGAAAGAGGCTCAGACCCGACAACGACCAAACTGGTCTTCAACTGGGCGGACGAGCCCGCGGTCGCGCCCGATCGAACCGTCCAGGAAGACCATGCCGAGACGACGAAAGTCGTCTTCGCTGGCAACGTCGGCATGATGCAGGACCTTCAGACCGCCATCCGTGCTGCGTACGCCGTCCGTGACATAGCGGGGTTCTCATTGACCGTCGTGGGCGCTGGCGCTGCTCTGGCTCAAGCGCAACGCCTCCGGGACGAACTTGGAGCCGACAACGTGAAGTTCGCGGAGCGAGTGTCGCCCGACCAGATGGGTCCCATCTATCGCGACTCCGACTTCCAGCTCGTGACGTTGAAGGACCTCCCCGTCTTCCATCACACCATCCCTTCGAAACTGCAGGGTGCCTTTGCGAACGCCCGACCAGTGATCATCTCCGTTCCCGGAGATGCAGCTCGACTGGTCGAGCAGTCGGAGGCGGGTTTCGTCGCGATGCCCGAGAGCGTCGCGTCCTTGGAAGAGGCATTCCGAGCGGCCGCGGCGCTCGATCGCGACGGGCGGGCCGCGGCTGGGGCGAAGGCCCGGGCCTTCTATGACCAGAACATGTCATTCGACGAGTCGTTGACGAGAATCGAGTCGATCCTGTGCAGAGTCGCAGCATCGTCGGAACACCAACAGAGCAAAGGGATCTCCGAGTGA
- a CDS encoding polysaccharide biosynthesis protein, giving the protein MSYADAKVLVTGGTGSFGHTVARKMLDEGVGEVRVLSRDEAKQDLMRHEISDDRVRFYVGDVRDYLSVERASKDVDYVFHAAALKQVPSCEFFPMEAVRTNVIGSENVVRAAEANGVRSLVCLSTDKAVYPVNAMGMSKAMMEKVAQSHGLNNPNATTTVSCVRYGNVMYSRGSVIPLFIRQLREGKRLTITNPEMTRFMMSLADSVGLVEFAFANAKQGDLFIRKAPSCTVRDLAVAISNLFGVDPDINVIGTRHAEKLSEALASREELSRATDMGDYFRIAADARDLNYSLYVDEGDVTQAQYSDYDSHTVERMDVAAVETLLLTIPEVRLELQNAGRPFERI; this is encoded by the coding sequence GTGAGTTATGCAGATGCGAAAGTCCTCGTCACCGGTGGAACCGGTTCGTTCGGGCACACGGTAGCCCGAAAGATGCTGGATGAAGGCGTGGGCGAGGTCCGGGTGCTCAGCCGCGACGAGGCCAAACAGGATCTGATGAGGCATGAGATCTCGGACGACCGAGTTCGCTTCTACGTCGGCGACGTCCGCGACTATCTCAGCGTCGAGCGTGCGTCGAAGGATGTCGACTACGTGTTCCACGCCGCCGCCCTGAAGCAGGTGCCATCGTGCGAGTTCTTCCCGATGGAGGCCGTGAGGACCAACGTAATCGGAAGCGAGAACGTAGTCCGGGCTGCTGAGGCGAACGGCGTCAGATCACTCGTCTGCCTCAGCACGGACAAGGCGGTCTACCCGGTCAATGCCATGGGAATGTCCAAGGCGATGATGGAGAAGGTGGCGCAGTCGCATGGTCTGAACAACCCCAATGCGACGACCACTGTGTCCTGCGTCCGCTACGGGAACGTCATGTATTCACGCGGAAGCGTCATCCCGCTCTTCATCCGGCAGCTGCGGGAGGGAAAGCGGCTGACGATCACGAATCCCGAGATGACGCGTTTCATGATGTCCCTCGCCGATTCCGTCGGCCTGGTCGAATTCGCATTTGCGAATGCCAAGCAGGGAGACCTTTTCATTCGTAAGGCACCCTCATGCACGGTTCGCGACCTCGCTGTGGCGATTTCGAATCTGTTCGGGGTGGACCCCGACATCAACGTGATCGGAACGCGTCACGCCGAAAAGCTGTCCGAGGCCTTGGCCAGCCGTGAAGAACTCTCCCGTGCCACCGACATGGGCGACTACTTCCGGATCGCCGCAGACGCCCGCGACCTCAACTACAGCCTCTACGTCGACGAAGGAGACGTCACACAGGCGCAGTACTCCGACTATGACTCCCACACCGTCGAACGGATGGACGTGGCGGCGGTCGAGACGCTCCTGCTGACCATCCCCGAGGTGCGGCTGGAACTCCAGAACGCCGGCCGGCCGTTCGAGCGAATCTGA